DNA sequence from the Candidatus Sulfuricurvum sp. RIFRC-1 genome:
CGAAAAATCATCGTAAAATCCGTGCTCTTATCCTTACGCCAACACGTGAGCTTGCGGCACAAGTGGCGGATAGTGTCAAAATCTACGGTAAATATCTCCCCCTCAAAAGTGCCGTTATTTTCGGCGGGGTGGGGATTAATCCTCAAATTACGATGCTCAGAAACGGAATCGACATTCTTATCGCTACTCCGGGACGTTTACTCGATCACGTAGGGCAGGGGACAGTTGATTTGAGCGCGGTAGAAGTTTTTGTCCTTGATGAAGCGGATCGTATGCTCGATATGGGATTTATTCGCGATATTCGCCGTGTTATCACCATACTGCCGAAAGTGCGTCAAAACCTTATGTTCTCTGCGACCTATTCGGATGAGATTAAAACATTGGCAAATACCTTGTTGCGCAATCCGGCTGAAGTCGAAGTAGCACGCCGCAACACCTCCAGCGAGCTTGTAACCCAAAGTGTAATCTTAGTCGATTGCAAACGTAAAAGTGCCCTTTTGGGAGAGCTCATCGGCAAAAATAAATGGGAACAGGTTCTCGTCTTTACCCGCACCAAACACGGAGCCAACAAACTCACCGAGTATCTTCAAAAGATCGGTATTACTGCCGCCGCGATCCACGGTAATAAAAGTCAAGCCGCACGTACAAAAGCGTTGAATGATTTTAAACTTAGCTCGGTTAGAGTCCTGGTCGCCACCGATATCGCCGCGCGCGGTATCGATATCGATGCACTCCCGCATGTGGTAAATTTTGAGCTTCCTAATATCGCCGAGGATTACGTTCACCGTATTGGACGAACAGGGCGTGCAGGATGCGAGGGAGAAGCACTTTCACTGGTATGTGTCGATGAATCCGATTATCTGCGCGGCATCGAAAAATTGATCAATAAAAAGCTTCCATCCCGTATCGTAGAAGGGTACGAACCTGATCCTTCTATCAAAGCCGAACCGATTCAACGCGGCCGTGGCGGCGGAGGCGGAAACCGTGGCGGGAATAGCGGCGGTGATCGCAGCGGCAAACCGGCACAAAAACGTGACGGTGGACGCCATGAGCCTAAAAAACGTAATTATGACGGACGTCGCTAAGTTTTTTGATTTAAGGAAAATATTTATATTTTCAAGTGTAGAATAAAGAATATGCTTTTGTGAGAGTAGAAAATTGGTTGGTGCATGGTGATACGTTTTTTCATTGTTTGTATAGCACTGGTTTCGCTTTTAAACGGTGCAGCGTTGGAAAAAGTATCGATCCAGCTCGATTGGAAATATCAGTTTGAGTATGCCGGTTATGTCGCGGCAAAAGAAAAAGGCTTTTATCAAGAAGCAGGCTTGGATGTCGAGCTGCGTGAGTATCAGAGGGGCATTGATGTCGTTTCCGATGTATTGAACCATAAAGCCCAGTACGGTATCTATAACAGCAGTATCGTTGTAGAAAACGGTCGTGTTCGCCCTATCGTTTTGTTGGCAACCTATTTGCACCATTCTCCTTTGATATTTGTAGCTCAAAAAGGGCTCGAAAACCCTGCTGATCTCATTGGTAAAACCCTCATGGGGACAAAAAATGAGCTTAAACACAGCTCTTTGTCCCTTTTACTCTCCCATTTCGGCATTACTCCTCAAAATAGCCGTCTAATCGATCAAACGTTCAGCATTGACCCTTTTATTCGCCGTGAGATAGATGCAATGAGTGTGTATCGCTCCAACCAGCTTTATGAACTTGATCGGCTTAAAATCCCTTACGATATCATCGATCCGGTTGAATACGGATTTGTGATGAATGCCGGAAATCTTTTTACTTCGTATGAAGAAGCAACTGAACATTCTAAACGGGGCGAAAAGCTGATCGAAGCGACCAATCGAGGTTGGGAGTATGCACTCGAGCATCCCGGAGAAATGAACGATATTCTGAAAAAAAAATACGGTGTTAAAAAGTCCTATGAAGCGCTTTCCTATGAAGCTAAAGTGATTAAAAAACTGATGATGACGGACTTGTACGGTATCGGAGAAACAAACATCGAACTCACTCAACGTCTCTTTAAACAGCTGCTTCGAGCCGGTATTATCCGTGAAGATCAAAAATTGGGACAGTTTTTATTTCAAGATATTGTAGCCAGTTCGAAAAATACCTTTCAACTCACCGCCAGTGAAAAAGCCTATCTTTCAGAAAAGAAAAAAATCACGATGTGTGTTGACCCGGAATGGTATCCGTTAGAAGCAATCAGAGAGGGGAAACATATCGGAATAGCTTCGGATATTATGAAAA
Encoded proteins:
- a CDS encoding DEAD/DEAH box helicase, which translates into the protein MTFTDLKLNDSLLKAINDQGYTTPTPVQAQAIPYILEGRDMLAGAQTGTGKTAGFTLPMLQILSEQKMPKNHRKIRALILTPTRELAAQVADSVKIYGKYLPLKSAVIFGGVGINPQITMLRNGIDILIATPGRLLDHVGQGTVDLSAVEVFVLDEADRMLDMGFIRDIRRVITILPKVRQNLMFSATYSDEIKTLANTLLRNPAEVEVARRNTSSELVTQSVILVDCKRKSALLGELIGKNKWEQVLVFTRTKHGANKLTEYLQKIGITAAAIHGNKSQAARTKALNDFKLSSVRVLVATDIAARGIDIDALPHVVNFELPNIAEDYVHRIGRTGRAGCEGEALSLVCVDESDYLRGIEKLINKKLPSRIVEGYEPDPSIKAEPIQRGRGGGGGNRGGNSGGDRSGKPAQKRDGGRHEPKKRNYDGRR